In a single window of the Elaeis guineensis isolate ETL-2024a chromosome 4, EG11, whole genome shotgun sequence genome:
- the LOC105042458 gene encoding protein DETOXIFICATION 56 produces MQNTPSRMENESPRGALPPHPPFSPPHHIPKWLLGIKQAIISELRAQRGIALPLAAMNLTWFAKTAITTAFLGRLGELQLAGGTLGFTFANVTGLSVLTGLCCAMEPICGQAHGARNCKLLHKTLIMATILLLVASLPISFLWLNVDGILMRFGQQRDIAALAKKYITYLLPDLVITSFLCPLKAYLSSQGVTLPILFSSAMALAFHLPLNVLLSKEKGLEGVSMAIWLTDLTVVIMLVSYVLVTERRKKSDGTKLWREGGWWDQRMQDWLRLLRLSAPCCLTTCLEWWCYEILVLLTGRLPDAKQMVAVIAVVLNFDYLLYAVMLSLATCASTRVSNELGAGKARDARESAYVSLGLGVLTGFLGASAMVIARGCWGYLFSHDEKVVDGVSKMMLLMALIEVVNFPLTVCGGIVRGTARPWLGMYASLGGFYLVALPLAVVLAFKVRLGLGGLLLGFLMGSAASAILLGVFVAFVDWDGEAEKAQTLAGVNTQVGEENDDMEMVEGNSV; encoded by the coding sequence ATGCAAAATACACCCTCCAGAATGGAGAATGAAAGCCCAAGAGGAGCACTTCCTCCACATCCACCCTTCTCTCCACCCCACCATATTCCGAAATGGCTTCTTGGCATCAAGCAAGCAATCATCTCAGAACTCCGAGCACAGCGAGGGATTGCCCTTCCCCTGGCTGCAATGAACCTAACATGGTTTGCAAAGACCGCCATCACCACCGCGTTCCTCGGCCGGCTCGGGGAGCTCCAACTGGCAGGAGGAACGCTCGGCTTCACCTTCGCCAACGTCACAGGCTTGTCGGTGTTAACAGGTCTGTGCTGTGCCATGGAGCCCATATGTGGTCAAGCCCATGGGGCCAGAAACTGCAAGCTTCTTCATAAGACACTCATCATGGCCACCATCTTATTACTAGTAGCCTCTCTTCCAATCTCCTTCCTATGGCTCAACGTGGACGGAATTCTTATGCGCTTTGGACAACAAAGGGATATTGCTGCTCTTGCAAAGAAGTACATAACTTATCTTCTCCCCGACTTGGTAATCACCTCCTTCCTCTGTCCTCTCAAGGCCTATCTGAGCTCACAAGGAGTGACACTTCCTATACTATTCAGCTCAGCTATGGCACTAGCGTTCCATCTTCCCCTTAACGTCTTGCTCTCAAAGGAGAAGGGACTTGAGGGTGTGTCGATGGCGATTTGGCTGACGGACCTCACAGTGGTGATCATGTTGGTGTCCTATGTGTTGGTGactgaaaggaggaagaagagcgaCGGCACCAAGCTGTGGCGGGAAGGAGGGTGGTGGGACCAAAGGATGCAGGACTGGCTCCGGTTGCTCAGGCTCTCCGCGCCGTGCTGCTTGACGACATGTTTAGAATGGTGGTGCTACGAGATCTTGGTGCTGCTCACAGGGAGGCTTCCCGACGCCAAACAGATGGTGGCGGTGATCGCCGTCGTGCTCAACTTCGACTACCTGCTGTACGCGGTGATGCTCTCCTTGGCAACATGCGCATCCACGCGTGTGTCAAATGAGCTTGGTGCAGGTAAAGCCAGGGATGCTCGTGAGTCCGCCTACGTCTCTTTAGGCCTCGGCGTCCTGACCGGATTTCTGGGTGCATCAGCCATGGTGATTGCAAGAGGATGTTGGGGATATTTGTTTAGCCATGATGAGAAAGTTGTGGATGGGGTGAGTAAGATGATGCTGTTGATGGCTTTGATAGAGGTGGTTAACTTCCCCTTGACGGTTTGTGGTGGGATAGTCCGGGGGACGGCCAGACCTTGGCTGGGAATGTATGCTAGTCTTGGAGGGTTCTATCTGGTGGCCTTGCCTCTGGCTGTGGTATTGGCTTTCAAGGTAAGGCTTGGACTTGGTGGGTTGTTGCTGGGATTCCTGATGGGTTCTGCAGCCAGTGCCATTCTGCTGGGGGTGTTTGTGGCTTTTGTGGATTGGGATGGAGAAGCGGAGAAGGCACAAACGTTGGCTGGCGTGAACACACAGGTAGGAGAAGAAAATGATGACATGGAAATGGTAGAAGGTAACAGTGTCTGA